The following coding sequences lie in one Arachis ipaensis cultivar K30076 chromosome B03, Araip1.1, whole genome shotgun sequence genomic window:
- the LOC110269503 gene encoding protein ALP1-like, which produces MNSRIRREALEHVVGEGDRNCIWELRMNTNAFANLCNLLQVQGGLTEDGHVSLPEQGCLGVLDDTYIGVTVPEYEKARYRTRKGKICTNVFGVCNREVGFVYVLSGWEGSASDSRVLRDVITRRNSLKIPHGNYYLVDAGYTNSPGFLAPYRGTRYHVREWAQGARTLHNYQEYFNRVHSFARNIIERCLGLLKKRWSILRSPSFYPIKTQSQIIIACCLLQNFIRKSMEIDSEEEGSILDEFMPDGDEEQDGMIDVVKMENKRMLSDEETNAFVGFMEEVVVDGQRADCG; this is translated from the exons ATGAATAGTAGAATTAGACGTGAGGCTTTAGAGCATGTTGTTGGTGAGGGTGATAGAAATTGTATCTGGGAGTTGAGAATGAACACAAATGCCTTTGCTAATTTGTGTAATTTGCTCCAAGTTCAAGGAGGACTTACAGAGGATGGTCATGTAAGCCTGCCGGAGCAG GGTTGCTTGGGAGTATTAGATGACACTTATATAGGGGTGACAGTCCCCGAGTATGAGAAGGCAAGATACCGAACAAGAAAGGGTAAAATCTGCACCAATGTCTTCGGAGTGTGTAACCGGGAGGTGGGTTTTGTCTATGTACTCAGTGGATGGGAGGGATCGGCATCTGATTCACGGGTACTTCGAGATGTAATAACTCGTCGTAATAGTCTCAAGATACCCCACG GTAATTACTATTTAGTTGATGCTGGTTACACAAATAGTCCGGGGTTTCTCGCACCGTATAGAGGCACTCGATATCATGTAAGAGAGTGGGCCCAGGGAGCACGTACACTGCACAACTACCAAGAATATTTTAATAGGGTTCATTCTTTCGCAAGGAATATCATTGAGCGATGCCTTGGTTTGCTGAAGAAGAGGTGGTCCATCTTAAGAAGCCCTAGCTTTTACCCTATAAAGACACAATCTCAGATAATTATTGCCTGTTGTTTGCTGCAAAATTTTATTCGAAAGAGTATGGAGATAGATTCAGAGGAGGAAGGTAGCATATTGGATGAATTTATGCCTGATGGAGACGAAGAACAGGATGGAATGATTGATGTG GTAAAAATGGAGAATAAGCGAATGTTGAGTGATGAAGAGACTAACGCTTTTGTTGGCTTTATGGAGGAGGTTGTCGTAGACGGTCAGAGGGCTGATTGTGGGTAG